CACTGCTCAATCGCCGTGTCTGCAAACATTGAACTTGACCGCGTCGCGCCAACGACGATAAGCGTAGGCCTGTGTCGCGCGCGTGCCCAGTTTACAGTGCACTGAAACACCGCGAACCACTTCCCGAGGTTCACGCGAAAACCGGACGTTTTTTCCAGTTCTGCACTGCCTGAAACAGCACCAGTTCGCAATGTATGCCTGCGGGTCGCCGCACTTCGCACAGCTTCATCCCGACACCGCCTCAGTACCGCCTCATATCGGACCCCTGTCAACAAGTATCGCCACCCCGTTTTCTGCTGACCCCTGTTGACACCGCCGTGCCATTCGCAAAGATCAGACGCACTGGAGATGCCAGACAACATCCCCACCATCAGCAACCAGAAGTCACAGAAAGCATTTTGAAATATCTGAAACATGACCGATTCTCCTCCCGAACCACGTGTCCGTACCACCCGCCCGCGCATGATCAGAGCACGCGCGCAGGCACACAGAGAATATTACGGAAAGACACCAGCACGCCCAGCTGAAAATCAGCGACCAGTGATCAACACGACGCAAGAGAGAAAAGGGTAAGCCCGGATGCACATCCGGTACGAGCACAGCAAGCAGGAGGTTGTCTGAGCAAGGTAGGTTTTCTTAATACGAATCAGAAAACGTCATCTGCTCACATACAGCAAACAAAATTAGCCGCACGGCGTTAGCCGCGGTTTATGCCAATTTATATTTCGACCACGAAAAACACGAAAGAAAAAAATTAGAGCACGGGAGAATGTTATGTTCCGTTTACAACCTGATTGAATTCAGCGCGATCCAGAGTATCAGCATACCATTTCGGTTCTATCTGCTGTACTGCATGCTCGAAGAGCAGACCGGTTGAATAAATCTGATGTATTGCCTGAACTTGCCAATATGAATGATCATGATTTCCTACTTCGCGATTGAATACAGCACGAGCGGTATCAAATAACATTTTACTCCAGAACTTTCGTTCATTTGTTTCCGGAAAATCTTCCTCAAGCTGAACTCCTCGACCAGGCCAAAACTCATTCTCATGCAGATAGGCCATACGAACAACATGATCTTTTTCGTCACTACTTGCCGCATTCTGAGCATATTCGAGCGTAAGGGCTAAAAGATTCGAAAACTGCCTGTTATTCATTTGGACAGAACGATCTTTGAAGGAAATCTTACACGCCATAATTATTATCCTGTCCAATAGTTATTTGCTGTATTATCGCAATTATACTTATAAGAGTGTGGATTATGCTCACCAGATAACGACTTCTGCCTCAGACTCTCTGGCAAGTATGACTGCATCTATGATGTTTTGTACGCGATAGGTAATAGACTCGGAATCTTGTGGATACCGATCGAGATGAGCGAGCAGAGTGTTACATTCCGTAAGGAGACAATCTAGATCCGTTGGGGAAGAACAGTATAAATCATGACGGTTTAGTTCTGGTAGCAGGCGAAGACCCAGCAATACAGATTGTGGAGAACCATATAATGTTTCCCTCCAATTTTCAAAACCTGCGAGTTCTTTATGCTGTTCCACTTTGATGAATAGCATCTCATCGTCCGGGCCTCGCTTGAAAACATTAACCAGAAGTGACATTATGAAACTCTAGAAATCGATCACATGTACCGTCTTTCAATATACCCGACAGTGAATAAAAAGCGATCCACTCCAGAGAAAAAGGGTGAGCCCGGATGCACATCCGGGCCGAGCACAGCGAGCAGGAGGTTGTCTGAGCAAGGTAGGTTTTCTTAATACGAATCAGAAAACGTCATCTGCTCACATACAGCAAACAAAATTAGCCGCACGGCGTTAGCCGCGGTTTATGCCAATTTATATTTCGACCACGAAAAACACGAAACCACACGAAAATAAAAAAGGGGTAAGCCCGAATAAAATTCGGGCCGAGCGCAGCGAGCAGGAGGTCGCAGCTCACTCATTCAAACCAGATTCTGATTCCTACCACGTAGAGATCAATTTACGAGTATCGATCAGAAACTCAAGTTTCTATCACAACCTCCTGTTGTCTGCGACAACCTCGGATTACATCCGAGGCCACCCGATTATAGTCGGGGTTCAAACATTTTGGTTTACTACCACGAAAAACACGAAAAAAGGATCATGGGTGGGCCCGAATAAAATTCGGGCCGAGCGCAGCGAGCAGGAGGTCGCAGCTCACGCAATCAAACCAGATTCGATTTCCTACCACGTAGAGGGACATTTTCGAGTATTAATCAGAAACTCAACTTCCACACAAACGCAGCAGGTCACACTCACAACCTCCTGTTGTCTGCGACAATCCCGAATTACATTCGGGACCACCCAGGTTCTGACCTCTCACCACCCAGGTTCTTTCGTGTTTTTCGTGGTAGAAAAAATCACGATCAGACAACCCAACCTACTTCAACTGCCCGTCGATCCAGTCGGCCATTTGTTCGACTTCTTCGTGAATCGTCGGCCAGGGGTGGCCGCCCCCTTCTTTGATGATGAACTTTACCGGCACCTCCGCTTTCTGCAAAGCGGCGACCATCACCCGCGACTGTTGAATCGGCACCATGAAATCCGCTGTGCCATGGATGATCAGAAACGGAGGCAGGCCCGGCTTCACCAGGCGAGCCGGGGAGAACGCGGTCCGCAGTTCGTCCAGGCGGCTGACGTCGATCGTTTCTGAACCCTTGGGCGTGATCAGGCGGCGGATGGATTGCGCCAGTTGATCTTCGCCGCTGATGTCAATTTTGAAGCCGCCGTAGTTAATCAGATCGGTGGGTGGAAAAAAGACGGCCACCGCTTTCACCCGCGTTTTGGACTTCGCATCCGCCGCCGATACCGCCGCCATGCAGGCCAGGTGACCGCCGGCCGAAGCGCCCAGCATTGCCAGTCGATGCGGATCGACCTGGTACTCTTTGGCATGTTCTTTGACCCACAAAATACCTCGATTCACATTGTCCAGCATTTCGGGGCCGTTAAATTTCGCGATCGAACCGGGTCGGATCGCGAACACCGTATAGCCGCGTGAGCAGAAGATATCGAACATTTGTGCCTGTTTATGATCGCGGAGTTTGCCCCGATCCGAGTGATACGCGCCCGAAACTACATCCACGATCGCCAGTCCGTTCGGCTGGGAGCGGGGCGTGAACACATCCAGCAGCAGACCCACGCCATGCACTTCCGCATAGACCAGATTTTTCTGCTGATGATAAGGCAGTTCGGCAGATTCATCCGCTCTAACACCAGGGACACAAAGGAGTAACGCACACAGAGTGACTGCAGACACGCAGCGGAATCGCGAAAGACGCAACATCAAATCAAACCTGACATGCAAAGAAAAGTCGAAGAACGGACACCAATACGAAATCCGTTAAATAAAACCACCGGCTGTCCCGTATCATATCAGAGGGAGCACGGCGACTGAAATAAAATCTCCTCAGTGCCCGGCAGGATCACACAACGGTTCATGATTCTTACCGGAAAAGACTCGCTTTTGTTTCAAAAAATCCCCTAAAATACAAAAAGAGCGCTTTAAATACTGTGTCCAGTTTTATTGCCACGTCTCCAGAAACCTTTGGACCGAGTATCATAATGCGAGCGATGTGATCCTAAAATGTGAATCGCTCTGGAGGACACGCTGATGACAGGCAGAACAGACAGACACAGCCCGCAGATCTCCCGCCGCTATTACCTGCGGCTCTCCGCCATGGGTGTCCTCGGTACTGGCATGTCGGGCTGGCTCAGACGTCTGGCTGCTGAAACCGCCGACAACCCGCAGCGCAAACGCAGTTGCATTCTGCTCTGGATGTCGGGCGGACCCAGTCAGACCGATACCTTCGATCTCAAACCGCAGCACGAAAACGGCGGACCCTTCAAAGCGATCGACACCGACGTGCCCGGCGTACAGATCTCCGAACATCTGCCTCAACTCGCGAAGGTCATGAAACATCTGGTCCCCATTCGCTCGATGAGCACCAAAGAAGGGGACCATACCCGCGCTACCTATCTGCTCCGCACCGGTTATCTGCCGTCCGGCCCGCTCAGCTATCCGACCCTCGGCTCAGTGTTGAGTAAGGAACTGGGAAGCACAAACGCCGCACTGCCCAATTTCGTCAGCATCGCTCCCAATAAAACCTTAAGCCCCAATGCCTATGGCCCCGGTTTTCTGGGACCGCAGTTCGCTCCCCTGGTCGTCGGCGAAGGTACAGGAGTCGTGCCAAACGATGCCGCGAATGTCGACGCCGGGTTAAAAGTCAAGAACCTGACGCTGCCCACCGGCATTACGCGCCAGCAGGCCGACGAACGCCTGTCAATTCTGAAAGACCTGGAAACCGATTTTGCCGCCACGCATCCCGGCACGCCGACGAACAGTCACCGCAGCGCCTACGCCGCCGCCGTTCGCATGATGCGTTCCAAAGCCATCGAAGCCTTTCAACTGGATAAAGAGCCGGACATGCTCCGCGATGCCTACGGCCGCAATCGCTTTGGACAGGGCTGTCTGCTGGCTCGACGGCTGATTGAACAGGGAGTCCCTTTTGTGGAAGTCTCGCTGAACGGCGTGCAGGGCAACAACACATTCGGCTGGGATACCCATCAGGAAAACTTCGAAGCCGTCAAAAGTCTGAGTGAAGTCCTTGACCCCGCCTGGGGGACTTTAATGACCGATCTCGAACAGCGGGGATTGTTGGATTCCACGTTGATTGTCTGGATGGGCGAATTCGGCCGCACGCCGAAGATCAATCAGAACACGGGCCGCGATCATTTTCCTGCGGCCTGGACCACGGTACTCGGCGGAGGCGGCATTCGCGGCGGTCAGGTCATCGGCAAAACCAGCGAGGACGGCATGAAAGTCACCGACCAACCGGTCGTCGTCCCCGATCTGATGGCGACCATCTGCACAGCTCTGGGCCTCGATCCCCTGCAGCAGAACATGTCCAACATCGGCCGCCCCATTCCCCTCGCCGACCACGGCGCCAAACCCATTCAGCAGATTCTGAAAAGCTGATGATCCAATCAACGCCGCGGTTCAGACGATTGATTTACTACCACGAAAAACACGAAACCACACGAAACAAAAAGGGTAAGCCCGGATGCACATCCGGGCCGAGCGCAGCGAGCAGGAGGTCGCAGCTGACTCAATCAAACCAGCTTCGAAATCCTGTCATGTAGAGATTAATTCACAAGTATCGATCAGAAACTCAACTTCAACACAAACGCAGCAGATCACACTCACAACCTCCTGTTGTCTGCGACAACCCCGAATTACATTCGGGGCCACCCCAGGTTTTACATCTTACCGATCAGAGAATGTCGTGTCATTTCGTGGTAGAAAAACCAGCCATCCCGATTCAGAAAATGCTGTAGATCACAATCTGAATCGCCAGCGCCAGGCAGGCCCAGATTTTCAGGTTCTGATACCAGTGTGTCGCGTTCTCTGCGGTTGTCGTTTCTCGAGGCAGCCGCAACACCCAGATCAGGACTGCCACCAGCGTGCCCACAAACAGCAGCCGGACGGCGGACATCGGAATCTGTACGACCAGGTCGCGCACGAAATTTCCAATATGATGCAACGGCGTCATGTGGTTTCCTTTCGCGGTTTGAGGCTGAACACCAGCCCTTCAATCTTTTCGTCCGGCTCGCGCTTCGTCAGCAGACTGATGATCACAATCAGTGAAAACGAAACCACGAACGCCCAGATCGAAAAGTACAGGAACGGTTCAGAAATCTGAAACAGCGGCTCCATCCCCAACGCCGTGTAGACATCGACCTGATTCAACGCGAACAGCGTGATCGAAAAACAGACACCCACAATGAACCCGATGAAGGCAGCCACGCCGGTCGCCCGCTTCCAGAGCAGGCCCGTGAGCAGGATCGCAAACGCGGGTCCCTGGAAAAATGCCATCAGCGTCTGGAAGATCGTGTAAATACCTTCGCTGCGGGTCATCAGAAAGAACGAAAAGCCGATCGCCCAGAAGACGAGCAGCAGCGTCACCACGCGGCCGATTTTCAACAGCGATACATCACTGGCGTCTCTGCGATAAAAGCGTTTGTAGAAATCGTTGGTTACAATTGTGGACGCAGAGTTGAGATACGAGTCGATACTCGACATCAGCGCCGCCAGAAAAGCTGCCAGAAACAGCCCTTTCAAGCCGGTCGGCAGCAGATGCGAAATCAGTTCGGGAAAGGCCTGGTCGCCGTCGGTCAGTTCGGGAAATTTCACAAAGGCGATCAAGCCGGGCACCGCGACGACCACCGGCACCAGGTTTTTGAGCAGTGCCCCCCACACATAGGCGGCTTTCGCGTCGAATTCACTCTTAGCTCCCAGCGAACGCTGCACAATCGCCTGGTTACCAATCCAGTAGGCGGGGCTCAGAATCAACGCCAGGCCAAAGAAAATGCCCGTCCACGGAAACGGCGTGTCGGCGTCAGCAGGTAGAATGAGTGAAGTATGCGAGACATCCAGGACTCCTGCCGCCGGCGCTGCTTTCGCTTCCTGTTTTTCGACGACAGCCGCCTGCTTCTCACTCTGGATCTGTTCCTGTTTTTTGATCTCCGCCTGAAAATTATCAATGCCGCCCAGGTCGATAATTCCCAGTACGAGCACCAGCAGACAGCCTCCGATCATGATCACACATTGAATCATATCGGTATACACAACCGCCGCCAGTCCGCCGGAAATCGTGTAGATGCCGACCAGGAACGCGGTCAGATAGATGCAGGCATTGACGGTCATCCCCAAATGCACGTGCATCATTTTCGCGGAAGCCAGCAGCATGATGCCCAGGTTGCACGCCATAAAAATGATCCAGCAGATCGCCAGCGCCGAGCGGACCGCGACATTGAACCGCCGTTCCATGTATTCGGGAATCGTGGTCACGCCGCTCCGCCAGAAAAAGGGAATGAACACAAAGGCGGCGATGATCATCGCGGGCACGCAGCCGATCCATTCGAAATTGGCGACCGCCAGACCATGCTGATGTGCGGCACCTCCCGTGCCCACAATGTCGACGGCACCAATGTCGGTCGCCACCAGCGACATGCCAATCGCCCACCACGGCAACTTGCGGCCGGCCAGGAAGTAATCGGAACCGGTCTTAATTTTGGAACCGATATACAGACCCAGACCCAGTGTTCCGATCAGATATGCGGCGATGACGGCAAAATCGAGGAACGACAGTGACTGCATGAGGAATGAACCCTGGAATACATTCGAAATCAGAGGGAGTGAGCGAACCGCGGACGTGATTCCTACGATACAGCGAACCCTTGCAAAAATCGACCGTCAGCGCAGAAAATCAGCAGGGACGGCACCGCAGACGTTCACTGGTCCTGTTTTGCTAATGCGGCTTTGATCTGGGGCAGCAGCAGATCCGCCACCATCTTCTGGCCTTGGGTATTAGGATGCATGCCGTCCAGCAGCAGATCATCGGCGGCCTGATTGGCCTGTTTGTCATAGTTTTCAAAGGCCGCGTAGACATCGATGAGTGGCACATGCTCCTCTTTGGCGATCTTCCGTACCGCAGCCGCATACGATTTCAGCAGTACATTGAAACCCTGAACATCTTCGGGATCGTAAGGCGGTTTGCCATACAGCTTTTTCATGCGGGGAATCCACCGCAGCGAGTTCGGCGTCATCAGGATGACAGAGATCTGTTTCTCTTTGAGCTGTTTAATCATCTTGCGCAGGTTCGCGTCATACTGTTCCACCGAAACACGCGATTGGGTCGCAGGCGGATCACGCCAGACATCGACGGCGGAATCATTGATGCCATACTGAATCACCACCAGATCGGGATCATGCTGCAGTACATCTTTCTTAAACCGGCCGACCGCCTGATGCGTCGTGTGTCCTCCAATCCCGGAGTTTACCACTTTGGCGGGAACACCCGCTGCGGGAAGTTCTTTCTCCAGAATCATCGAATACACGACCAGTGGCCCGCGCGTTGCGGTCGTCGAATCACCAAACGTGACGATGGTCGGTTTGTCCGCTTTCGCCGCCGGTTCTTTATCCGCCGCCATCAGGGGAGAACCCAACAGACAACCCGTCAGCAGTGAGAAACAAAACAGGAAACGCGCAGTACGTTGCATCATGATTTCAGCCTGTCTGTGAAAAAGCAAAAACTCAGGTTGGTATTTACCGTGGAGAGAGCCATGTGGCTGATTTTATCAAGGATGCCAGCCAGAGTGACTCATTAGCCGAAGGGCCTTAGCCCCGGTTCTGCCACATATGTAACAACAGATCAAATAAGGAAACACGACCCAGGTAGTTTTAGTCAATCTCTTCAGACTAAACCAGACGGCCCGCGGTTTCAATTGTTTTCACACCAAACAGCCATCTTAAAAGATATGTCCCAGCCCGCGATCACGGCGGCAACTGGAAAGCTGCGCCAGATGAAAGGCAAAGTGATTCGTCAGCAGCAGCGAAATCGCGTGGCTCACGGTCTGGATGGGCGAACCGTCAAACAGCTCAATCCCATGCGGCCCTGCAACATCTTCCGGCTTCGCTTCCGCCGCCATTGACTGCAGAGTTTCGTAAGCCTGATTGAGCGACGTAATCAACGTCTCACGCGTCAGAGAGTCATCCGGCTGAACCTCATCACTGGAACCGGGACCAAACAGCGGCGCCCACGTTGGATGTGTCAGGCTGCCTCCCAGAAACGTCTGCCCCATCTCACCGACAATCGCCAGGTGACCGAGAATCCAGACTGGCGGATGACCGTGCCCGGCACCCCGCGTATAAAGACACTCCTCAGGCAGATCCGCTACGATGGCTGCAAACTGTTTCAACTGCAACTGGTTAATGGCAATTTCGTTTTCGAACATGGCGGCGTGCTCCGATTCATTTCCTGGACAGCGAGTAATTCTCTAAGACTAAGGTAGTCAGGTGAAACGAGACAGTCAATAATAGGGGAAGGAAGGTCATTTCAAAATGAACGAAAACACAACTCGTTTAGATCACAACGCCGACGCACAAAACACCTGGTCGGTCTGGCGGCAGGGGGATGACGGGAACCGCTTTCTGATTGAAGCGGGGCTCTCCGAAGAGGTCGCGAAACAGAAGGTTGCCGAGTTCGAATCGCATGGGCACAAACAGCTCTACTGGGCCACGCAATCGCGTTAAGAACAGGCGCAATAAAAAAGGGCTGGAAGCCCAAGCTCCCAGCCCTTAAAGTACGTAGTACTCCTGTTCGTGTAACACTTACAATTGGGTTACAAGATCCGCAACTGACTACTCAGACGCGAGCGTCTGTCTTGGGTTCATCAGCAGTGACTTGCTCCCAGTTTTAATTGTTATACACGCTTAGTTCGGCAGCGCGAGTGACGAATCTTGAATGCTCATCACAAAATTTTCAGCAGAAATCGTGTGCCGAAAATTCAGCCGTCAGGATTTTACTGAATGGTAAAACTGATTTTATCTGCTTCCACTCGCTTGCAGATTTTCCGATGTATATCGGCTGCGAATACGCCATGCTTTTTACAGTTCGGGAATCGGTTCGTCCGCTTTGATGTCGACCTCTTCCCAGTTTGCCTGACCGTTTTCGTAACGCAGAATTCGATGTTTGCTGCCCGGTGCGGGCTTCTCATTCACGGTAGGCAGCCACGCGCGATGCTCTTCGATCAGCGTGGCATAATTGGGATCACCGCTCAGGTTGTTCCATTCAGCCGGATCCTGTTTCATGTCATAAAACTCTTCCGATCCGTCTGCGTAATGTATGTACCGATAGTTCTCTGTTCGCACCGAAGTGTTGTTGCGGTTGTGGGAAGTAATCGCAGGCCACTTGCGGGGCGTGTTCGCATCTTTCAGTTGAGGTACCAGGGAGTGTCCTTCCAGATCCGTGCGGGGCGGCAGGTCGCAGAGTTCGATCAGCGTGGGATAAATGTCCAGCAGCTCGGCCGGTTTCTCGCAGACCGCGTTTTCCGTAATCCCCGGACCGGCGAAAATCAGAGGCACGCGCGTCGAACGCTCCCACAGTGTATTTTTTCCCGTGATCAGTTTTTCACCCAGATGCCAGCCATGATCGGACCAGATGACAATGATCGTATTTTCGTCCAGGTTGTTTTTCTCCAGCGCATCAGTCACGCGCCCCACCTGACTGTCGACAAAACTGGTACACGCCAGATACGAGCGGACCAGGTTCTTCCACTGATTGGCTTCCTGCAGAAACTTGAAGCGGGGCTCGGGCAGTTTCCAGTGCAGGTACCAGGAAAAGCGGGGCGTGTCGTCCCGGTCGGTCGCCAGGAACGGGGGGAGTTGCAGCGTCTCTTCCGGATACAGGTCGAACCACTGCTGTGTGGCGTAACAGGGAACGTGAGGCAGGAAAAATCCGACCGACAGGAAAAACGGTTCGGTCGGTTTTTTGTTCAACTGATCGACGGCCCAGCTTGCGACTTTCCAGTCCCCTTTGTCTTCGTCTTTATGCGGAAACGTGCCCCAGTCGACCAGCGGATGCGGGTTGGGTGTTTCAACCAGTTTTTTGGGAGGCTTCACCCCCACGCCTGGCGGAGGCCCGATGACCGAGAATTCCTTG
The sequence above is a segment of the Gimesia algae genome. Coding sequences within it:
- a CDS encoding prolyl oligopeptidase family serine peptidase encodes the protein MLRLSRFRCVSAVTLCALLLCVPGVRADESAELPYHQQKNLVYAEVHGVGLLLDVFTPRSQPNGLAIVDVVSGAYHSDRGKLRDHKQAQMFDIFCSRGYTVFAIRPGSIAKFNGPEMLDNVNRGILWVKEHAKEYQVDPHRLAMLGASAGGHLACMAAVSAADAKSKTRVKAVAVFFPPTDLINYGGFKIDISGEDQLAQSIRRLITPKGSETIDVSRLDELRTAFSPARLVKPGLPPFLIIHGTADFMVPIQQSRVMVAALQKAEVPVKFIIKEGGGHPWPTIHEEVEQMADWIDGQLK
- a CDS encoding DUF1501 domain-containing protein translates to MTGRTDRHSPQISRRYYLRLSAMGVLGTGMSGWLRRLAAETADNPQRKRSCILLWMSGGPSQTDTFDLKPQHENGGPFKAIDTDVPGVQISEHLPQLAKVMKHLVPIRSMSTKEGDHTRATYLLRTGYLPSGPLSYPTLGSVLSKELGSTNAALPNFVSIAPNKTLSPNAYGPGFLGPQFAPLVVGEGTGVVPNDAANVDAGLKVKNLTLPTGITRQQADERLSILKDLETDFAATHPGTPTNSHRSAYAAAVRMMRSKAIEAFQLDKEPDMLRDAYGRNRFGQGCLLARRLIEQGVPFVEVSLNGVQGNNTFGWDTHQENFEAVKSLSEVLDPAWGTLMTDLEQRGLLDSTLIVWMGEFGRTPKINQNTGRDHFPAAWTTVLGGGGIRGGQVIGKTSEDGMKVTDQPVVVPDLMATICTALGLDPLQQNMSNIGRPIPLADHGAKPIQQILKS
- a CDS encoding sodium:solute symporter family transporter, whose protein sequence is MQSLSFLDFAVIAAYLIGTLGLGLYIGSKIKTGSDYFLAGRKLPWWAIGMSLVATDIGAVDIVGTGGAAHQHGLAVANFEWIGCVPAMIIAAFVFIPFFWRSGVTTIPEYMERRFNVAVRSALAICWIIFMACNLGIMLLASAKMMHVHLGMTVNACIYLTAFLVGIYTISGGLAAVVYTDMIQCVIMIGGCLLVLVLGIIDLGGIDNFQAEIKKQEQIQSEKQAAVVEKQEAKAAPAAGVLDVSHTSLILPADADTPFPWTGIFFGLALILSPAYWIGNQAIVQRSLGAKSEFDAKAAYVWGALLKNLVPVVVAVPGLIAFVKFPELTDGDQAFPELISHLLPTGLKGLFLAAFLAALMSSIDSYLNSASTIVTNDFYKRFYRRDASDVSLLKIGRVVTLLLVFWAIGFSFFLMTRSEGIYTIFQTLMAFFQGPAFAILLTGLLWKRATGVAAFIGFIVGVCFSITLFALNQVDVYTALGMEPLFQISEPFLYFSIWAFVVSFSLIVIISLLTKREPDEKIEGLVFSLKPRKETT
- a CDS encoding SGNH/GDSL hydrolase family protein, yielding MMQRTARFLFCFSLLTGCLLGSPLMAADKEPAAKADKPTIVTFGDSTTATRGPLVVYSMILEKELPAAGVPAKVVNSGIGGHTTHQAVGRFKKDVLQHDPDLVVIQYGINDSAVDVWRDPPATQSRVSVEQYDANLRKMIKQLKEKQISVILMTPNSLRWIPRMKKLYGKPPYDPEDVQGFNVLLKSYAAAVRKIAKEEHVPLIDVYAAFENYDKQANQAADDLLLDGMHPNTQGQKMVADLLLPQIKAALAKQDQ
- a CDS encoding DinB family protein, which translates into the protein MFENEIAINQLQLKQFAAIVADLPEECLYTRGAGHGHPPVWILGHLAIVGEMGQTFLGGSLTHPTWAPLFGPGSSDEVQPDDSLTRETLITSLNQAYETLQSMAAEAKPEDVAGPHGIELFDGSPIQTVSHAISLLLTNHFAFHLAQLSSCRRDRGLGHIF
- a CDS encoding sulfatase, which translates into the protein MRLLMMLIFFCSFYTPSQAAQKPNILFIAIDDQNDWIGCLKGHPQIKTPHIDKVAARGTLFANAHCQSPLCNPSRTSLMTGLRPSTTGVYGLAPWFRTIEKFKDRVSLPQYLEQNGYKTYTTGKIYHGGYGRKKTDKEFSVIGPPPGVGVKPPKKLVETPNPHPLVDWGTFPHKDEDKGDWKVASWAVDQLNKKPTEPFFLSVGFFLPHVPCYATQQWFDLYPEETLQLPPFLATDRDDTPRFSWYLHWKLPEPRFKFLQEANQWKNLVRSYLACTSFVDSQVGRVTDALEKNNLDENTIIVIWSDHGWHLGEKLITGKNTLWERSTRVPLIFAGPGITENAVCEKPAELLDIYPTLIELCDLPPRTDLEGHSLVPQLKDANTPRKWPAITSHNRNNTSVRTENYRYIHYADGSEEFYDMKQDPAEWNNLSGDPNYATLIEEHRAWLPTVNEKPAPGSKHRILRYENGQANWEEVDIKADEPIPEL